One Hordeum vulgare subsp. vulgare chromosome 4H, MorexV3_pseudomolecules_assembly, whole genome shotgun sequence DNA window includes the following coding sequences:
- the LOC123446706 gene encoding small heat shock protein, chloroplastic, whose product MYSPPLYKRGAAPLASSHQAHTEIQFDVAHRLPNTNDLLETISVSLLSHLDRLPIALSGAMAAATAPFALVSRLSPAARLPIRAWRAARPAPLWTGRTRPLSVASAAQENTDSSVDVQVSQDRNAGNQQGNAVQRRPRRAAGFDISPFGLVDPMSPMRTMKQMLDTMDRLFDDAVGFPTARRSPAAAAGEMPRMPWDIMEDDKEVKMRFDMPGLSREEVKVMVEDDALVIRGEHKKEAGEGQGEAAGGGDGWWKERSVSSYDMRLALPDECDKSQVRAELKNGVLLVSVPKRETERKVIDVQVQ is encoded by the exons ATGTACTCCCCTCCGCTCTATAAAAGGGGCGCCGCACCGCTCGCCTCCTCCCACCAGGCACACACTGAAATTCAATTCGACGTGGCACATCGGCTTCCGAATACCAACGATCTCCTAGAGACCATCTCAGTCTCTCTGCTTTCACATCTCGATCGGCTTCCCATAGCTCTATCTGGTGCAATGGCTGCAGCGACCGCCCCCTTCGCTCTCGTCAGCCGCCTCTCCCCGGCCGCGCGCCTGCCCATCCGTGCCTGGAGGGCCGCGAGGCCAGCGCCGCTCTGGACCGGGAGAACCCGCCCGCTCTCCGTGGCCTCGGCGGCGCAGGAGAACACGGACAGCTCCGTCGACGTCCAAGTCAGCCAGGACCGGAACGCCGGCAACCAGCAGGGCAATGCGGTCCAGCGCCGCCCTCGTCGCGCTGCTGGATTTGACATCTCCCCGTTCG GGCTGGTGGACCCGATGTCGCCGATGAGAACGATGAAGCAGATGCTGGACACGATGGACCGGCTGTTCGACGACGCCGTGGGGTTCCCGACGGCGCGGCgctcgccggcggcggcggcgggcgagaTGCCGCGGATGCCTTGGGACATCATGGAGGACGACAAGGAGGTGAAGATGCGGTTCGACATGCCTGGGCTGTCGCGGGAGGAGGtgaaggtgatggtggaggaCGACGCGCTCGTCATCCGCGGCGAGCACAAGAAGGAGGCCGGGGAAGGCCAGGGCGAGGCAGCCGGAGGCGGCGACGGGTGGTGGAAGGAGCGCAGCGTGAGCTCCTACGACATGCGCCTTGCTCTGCCGGACGAGTGCGACAAGAGCCAGGTGCGCGCCGAGCTCAAGAACGGCGTGCTGCTCGTGTCCGTGCCCAAGAGGGAGACCGAGCGCAAGGTCATCGACGTGCAGGTCCAGTGA